Proteins from a single region of Oreochromis niloticus isolate F11D_XX linkage group LG7, O_niloticus_UMD_NMBU, whole genome shotgun sequence:
- the LOC102081758 gene encoding ubiquitin-associated protein 1-like, translating to MNMLEDVPFQTQLGPLEEEMQLLPAPDITLPNCRQIMKETEYGFNLERWILTGQQPVCQAPSCPPYWLMFSSPKESHRVTSRSSDQRAPNPRPRSHSLNSADAHWLRHRTVKFLVSDSDDEDGYHEDNEMSSTEDAPHLIKGRERPRSASLKDPISRVKDMHLGASPHDCKTGSAQSFRGHRGMSSPQECRQPLRVLEQHRSQQASPLPQGQKNIKKRQRSSGRKLSQNTPPAGPSPPRQQQRPSSAGPVLKNRRKKVLTSDVSRGVFFDCAAELLTALSQEERELLETITEKGYPLRTAILALQKTGYRSPEKVLKYLVTCDRLCQLGYDQAQVEEALEMFQNCESKAAEFLRLLAQFNEMGFQQSAIKEVLLVHENHRERALEELMTRMA from the exons ATGAACATGCTGGAAGATGTCCCGTTTCAGACCCAGCTGGGTCCACTGGAGGAAGAAATGCAGCTGTTGCCTGCTCCGGACATTACTCTACCAAACTGCCGACAGATAATGAAGGAAACTGAG TATGGATTCAACCTGGAGAGATGGATTTTAACTGGCCAGCAGCCAGTGTGCCAGGCTCCATCCTGCCCACCTTACTGGTTGATGTTCAGCAGCCCTAAGGAGAGTCACAGAGTCACTTCCAGGAGCAGCGATCAGCGGGCCCCCAACCCTCGGCCCCGCAGCCACAGCTTGAACTCTGCAGATGCTCACTGGCTGCGCCATCGCACCGTCAAGTTCCTCGTATCTGACtctgatgatgaagatggttatCATGAGGACAATGAAATGTCCTCTACTGAAGATGCCCCTCACCTCATCAAGGGCAGGGAGCGGCCCCGGAGCGCTTCACTCAAAGACCCGATCTCCAGAGTCAAAGACATGCACCTTGGTGCTTCCCCTCATGACTGTAAGACTGGCTCAGCTCAGAGTTTCAGAGGTCACAGGGGCATGTCTTCTCCCCAAGAGTGCAGACAGCCTCTGCGTGTGCTCGAGCAGCACAGATCACAGCAGGCCAGCCCGCTCCCTCAGGGCCAGAAGAACATCAAGAAGAGGCAGCGCTCTTCAGGCAGGAAGTTGTCCCAAAACACACCACCCGCTGGACCTTCCCCACCGAGGCAACAACAACGACCCTCCTCTGCAGGGCCTGTTTTGAAAAACCGCAGAAAGAAG GTTCTGACGAGCGATGTCTCTCGGGGGGTTTTCTTCGACTGTGCTGCAGAGCTTTTGACAGCCCTCAGCCAGGAAGAGAGAGAGTTACTTGAAACAATCACTGAGAAAGGCTACCCTTTGAGAACAGCTATTCTGGCGCTGCAAAAGACAGGCTATAGGAGCCCTGAGAAG GTGCTAAAATACCTGGTTACCTGTGATCGTCTGTGTCAGTTGGGTTATGACCAAGCACAGGTGGAAGAGGCTTTGGAGATGTTTCAGAACTGCGAAAGCAAG GCTGCTGAGTTCCTGCGCCTGTTGGCTCAGTTTAATGAGATGGGCTTCCAGCAAAGCGCAATCAAAGAAGTGCTGCTTGTTCATGAAAATCACCGTGAGAGGGCTCTTGAGGAGCTCATGACACGCATGGCTTAA